Proteins encoded within one genomic window of Granulicella pectinivorans:
- a CDS encoding toxin-antitoxin system HicB family antitoxin, translating into MEPELKRKQSFLLRLPLSLREQATQFAQEEGTSLNHFISLAVAERLSRIEQKRAVRVKSRELMPSTTMPKLQPHLH; encoded by the coding sequence ATGGAACCGGAATTGAAACGGAAGCAGAGCTTTTTACTCCGTTTGCCTCTCTCCCTGCGAGAACAGGCAACACAGTTCGCGCAGGAAGAAGGCACATCGCTCAATCACTTCATCAGCCTCGCCGTGGCCGAGCGACTCAGCCGCATCGAGCAGAAGCGCGCCGTCCGGGTCAAGAGCCGCGAACTCATGCCATCCACCACCATGCCCAAGCTGCAGCCCCATCTCCACTAG
- a CDS encoding tetratricopeptide repeat protein, with the protein MDDKVRTGLQHIPTGAALSLHATRTGIIARGRRDAANAASNPHYREAVAAYNIGNFQEAAAAFQRAAEQGHAESQYLLSTLYDAGQGLPQDDAQSALWERKAAEQGHAYAQANLSFRFYAAGNFPEAFLWCQRAAHSNLAWAQYNLGLMYRKGEGVPQSNAEAAHWYRVAATQNFPEAQQKLADLYYTGQGVPRSHTQAAAWYRKAADQGNAEAQFQLSHLYATGQGVEHDYTQSRHWIRQAALQGHEPAIRELKRREYRDP; encoded by the coding sequence ATGGACGATAAAGTCAGGACAGGTCTCCAGCACATCCCCACCGGAGCCGCCCTCTCGCTCCACGCCACGCGCACCGGCATCATCGCCCGCGGTCGCCGCGATGCCGCCAACGCAGCCTCCAACCCGCACTACCGTGAAGCCGTCGCCGCCTACAACATCGGCAACTTCCAGGAAGCCGCAGCCGCCTTCCAACGCGCCGCCGAGCAGGGCCACGCCGAGTCCCAGTACCTCCTCAGCACCCTCTACGACGCCGGTCAGGGCCTCCCGCAGGACGACGCTCAGTCCGCCCTCTGGGAGCGCAAAGCCGCCGAGCAAGGCCACGCCTACGCCCAGGCCAACCTCAGCTTCCGCTTCTACGCCGCCGGCAACTTTCCCGAAGCCTTCCTCTGGTGCCAGCGAGCCGCTCACAGCAACTTGGCCTGGGCTCAGTACAACCTCGGCCTCATGTATCGCAAAGGCGAGGGCGTCCCGCAGAGCAACGCCGAAGCCGCCCATTGGTATCGCGTCGCCGCCACCCAGAACTTCCCCGAAGCCCAGCAGAAACTCGCCGATCTCTACTACACCGGACAGGGCGTTCCACGCAGCCACACGCAGGCCGCCGCCTGGTACCGCAAGGCTGCCGACCAGGGCAACGCCGAAGCACAGTTCCAGCTCAGCCACCTCTACGCCACCGGACAGGGCGTGGAGCATGACTACACGCAATCCCGCCATTGGATTCGGCAGGCTGCCCTGCAAGGCCACGAACCGGCCATCCGCGAGCTCAAGCGTCGCGAGTACCGCGACCCGTAG
- a CDS encoding GH1 family beta-glucosidase: MSQHLSRRSFAHLLGASVASVPLAGNALAQAPTPHTSGPRSFPAGFLWGSATASYQVEGAATEGGRGPTIWDTFSHTPGKTHNGDTGDVADDFYHRYPEDVKFMRGLGLKTCRFSIAWSRIFPNGTGAPNQAGIDFYRRLTETLLANGIEPYATLFHWDLPQALQDKGGWENRDTAKAFADYAGFIAGRLSGTVRNIMTTNEIRSFTEIGYGSGRHAPGLQVGRKRLAQLTHHAVLAHGLAVRAIRASAPRAKLGLAENSSATVPVIEAPEHIAAARIAMREENAQYLGVILSGKYTDHYLRKLGADAPQFTAEDLAAISSPIDFVGVNVYTPDYVRAADNEIGYVSVPPPASFPHMLSPWLTVGPEALYWAPRLIHENWHPKEQFITENGCSSTDQMAPDGEIYDTDRVMYLRNYIANMHRAVTEGIPIKGYFLWSLLDNYEWADGYDKRFGITYVDFKTQKRTLKLSGHLYKEIIARNSLM, encoded by the coding sequence ATGTCCCAGCACCTTTCCCGCCGCTCCTTCGCGCACCTTCTTGGCGCGTCGGTTGCCTCCGTGCCGCTCGCCGGCAATGCCCTGGCACAAGCCCCAACGCCCCACACATCCGGCCCACGCAGCTTCCCCGCGGGATTCCTCTGGGGCTCCGCCACGGCTTCTTATCAGGTCGAAGGCGCAGCAACTGAAGGTGGCCGTGGCCCCACCATCTGGGACACCTTCTCCCACACACCGGGAAAGACACACAACGGCGACACCGGCGACGTAGCCGATGACTTCTACCATCGCTACCCCGAAGACGTGAAGTTCATGCGCGGCCTCGGCCTCAAAACCTGCCGCTTCTCCATCGCGTGGAGCCGCATCTTCCCCAACGGGACCGGAGCCCCCAACCAGGCTGGCATCGACTTCTATCGCAGGCTCACGGAGACGCTGCTCGCCAATGGCATCGAGCCCTACGCCACGCTCTTTCATTGGGATCTGCCGCAGGCCTTGCAGGATAAGGGCGGCTGGGAGAACCGCGACACCGCCAAGGCCTTCGCGGACTACGCAGGCTTCATCGCCGGCAGGCTTTCAGGCACCGTCAGGAACATCATGACCACCAACGAAATCAGGAGCTTCACCGAGATCGGCTACGGCTCCGGAAGGCATGCTCCCGGTCTTCAGGTCGGCCGCAAACGCCTTGCGCAACTGACGCACCATGCCGTGCTGGCTCACGGACTGGCTGTCCGCGCCATCCGGGCCTCAGCGCCCAGGGCGAAGCTTGGCCTCGCGGAAAACTCCAGCGCCACCGTACCCGTCATCGAAGCGCCCGAGCATATCGCCGCCGCCAGAATCGCCATGCGCGAAGAGAACGCGCAGTACCTCGGCGTCATCCTCAGCGGAAAGTACACCGACCATTACCTCAGGAAGCTCGGAGCCGATGCCCCCCAGTTCACCGCGGAAGATCTCGCCGCCATCTCCTCGCCGATCGATTTCGTAGGCGTCAACGTCTACACGCCCGACTATGTGCGCGCCGCGGACAATGAGATTGGCTACGTCAGCGTGCCGCCGCCTGCGTCCTTCCCCCACATGCTCAGCCCCTGGCTGACCGTCGGCCCCGAAGCCCTCTACTGGGCGCCCCGGCTCATCCACGAGAACTGGCATCCCAAAGAGCAGTTCATCACGGAAAACGGCTGCTCCTCCACCGACCAGATGGCGCCGGACGGCGAGATCTACGATACGGACCGCGTCATGTACCTGCGGAACTACATCGCCAACATGCACCGCGCCGTCACCGAAGGCATCCCGATCAAGGGGTACTTCCTCTGGAGCCTGCTCGACAACTACGAGTGGGCGGACGGCTATGACAAACGTTTCGGCATCACCTATGTCGATTTCAAGACACAGAAGCGAACGCTCAAGCTCAGCGGTCATCTCTACAAGGAGATCATCGCCAGGAACAGCCTCATGTAG